One window of the Thermomicrobiales bacterium genome contains the following:
- a CDS encoding ABC transporter permease, protein MGQILDFVRDPQNDFIGHTVAYLRLCALPIGLAIVIGLVFGVAVARRPTAAFLIGSASGLARAIPTLAFLAAVLPYLGIGFRPAVIALTALGVPPVLLNTIAGLRGIDPAVIDSARGMGMTPRQVLTRVEIPLMLPVVAAGVRTAAVQIVATAPLAALIGAGGYGDYILAGVNLLQRVPLLVGAGSVAILALGVEIALASVQRAVTPIGLRIRANDERPATPASA, encoded by the coding sequence GTGGGACAGATTCTCGATTTTGTGCGTGACCCACAGAATGACTTCATCGGCCACACAGTCGCCTATCTACGCCTCTGCGCGCTGCCAATCGGGTTGGCGATCGTGATCGGGCTGGTATTCGGAGTCGCCGTTGCCCGTCGTCCGACCGCCGCGTTTCTGATTGGGAGCGCCAGCGGACTGGCCCGCGCCATCCCGACGCTTGCCTTTCTCGCAGCAGTCCTGCCCTACCTCGGCATCGGCTTCCGGCCAGCCGTCATTGCGCTCACCGCGCTTGGAGTGCCGCCGGTGTTGCTGAACACCATCGCGGGCCTGCGTGGCATCGACCCTGCGGTTATCGATAGCGCGCGCGGGATGGGTATGACGCCGCGTCAGGTGCTGACGCGCGTCGAGATCCCGCTCATGTTGCCGGTGGTGGCGGCCGGTGTTCGCACAGCAGCAGTCCAGATCGTCGCGACCGCGCCACTAGCGGCACTGATCGGCGCGGGGGGATATGGCGACTATATCCTGGCGGGAGTGAATCTGTTGCAGCGTGTGCCGCTGCTCGTTGGGGCCGGCAGTGTCGCAATACTCGCTCTGGGAGTCGAGATTGCGCTAGCCAGCGTGCAGCGGGCGGTAACGCCGATCGGGTTGCGGATACGGGCGAACGATGAGCGGCCGGCAACGCCGGCCAGCGCGTGA
- a CDS encoding glycine betaine ABC transporter substrate-binding protein, whose amino-acid sequence MGHRRMQRMAAIALAVVMLLGLAACGKGDSSASAVKLTIGSKLDVDGQLNAEMYALLLKEKGYDVTTKLGLGQTPVLDQALKSGSIDIYPEFTGTAISTLKLQPTQDAKQAYEEVRTAYKDQFNLTMLDPAYQLNDSYAICTSQDMAAKHNLKSLDDLAAMGSTLSIAAQQDGVDAAVKPVQDAYGFQFGKVVQISEQLSFDAVKKGDVDLNVCYTTDPAIVVDNFVVLTDSKNVFPIYNPAPLIRSDVLAKTPDIATTLNALQPHLTTAVVLDLIKQVSVDHKSVEEVARAFLQQQGLLKQ is encoded by the coding sequence ATGGGACATCGACGAATGCAACGCATGGCAGCCATCGCGCTTGCCGTGGTTATGCTGCTCGGGCTGGCAGCATGCGGCAAGGGGGATTCCAGCGCCAGCGCCGTCAAGCTGACGATCGGCAGTAAGCTGGACGTCGACGGCCAGCTCAACGCTGAGATGTACGCGCTACTGCTGAAGGAGAAGGGCTACGACGTCACGACAAAGCTCGGGCTGGGCCAGACTCCCGTCCTCGATCAAGCGCTCAAGAGCGGTTCGATTGACATTTATCCCGAGTTTACCGGGACGGCGATCAGCACACTGAAGCTGCAGCCCACCCAGGATGCGAAGCAAGCCTACGAGGAAGTCAGAACTGCCTACAAGGATCAGTTCAACCTGACAATGCTCGATCCGGCGTACCAGCTGAACGACAGCTACGCGATCTGCACGTCGCAAGACATGGCCGCGAAGCACAATCTCAAGTCTCTCGACGATCTGGCCGCGATGGGAAGCACGTTGTCGATCGCTGCCCAGCAAGACGGAGTCGACGCTGCCGTCAAGCCGGTCCAGGACGCCTACGGTTTCCAGTTCGGCAAGGTGGTGCAGATCAGCGAGCAGCTCTCCTTCGACGCAGTCAAGAAGGGCGATGTCGATCTCAACGTCTGTTACACGACCGACCCGGCCATTGTGGTCGACAACTTCGTGGTGCTGACGGATTCGAAGAACGTGTTCCCGATCTATAATCCCGCCCCGCTCATCCGCAGCGACGTGCTGGCGAAGACGCCCGATATCGCCACAACGCTCAACGCGCTGCAGCCACACCTGACCACCGCGGTCGTCCTCGACCTCATCAAGCAGGTCAGCGTCGATCACAAGTCGGTAGAGGAAGTTGCGCGCGCGTTCCTCCAGCAGCAAGGGTTGCTGAAGCAGTAG
- a CDS encoding UBP-type zinc finger domain-containing protein, with translation MAAAPTCSHVAQIQDVEPSGQGCEECLKTGDSWVNLRICLICGHVGCCDSSKNKHATRHFRETGHPIMQSFEPGEDWRWCYIDQIYV, from the coding sequence ATGGCGGCGGCGCCGACCTGTTCACATGTTGCCCAGATACAGGACGTTGAACCCAGTGGGCAGGGGTGTGAGGAATGTCTGAAAACGGGCGATTCGTGGGTGAATCTGCGTATCTGCCTCATCTGCGGCCATGTCGGCTGCTGCGACTCGTCGAAGAACAAGCACGCAACCAGGCACTTTCGCGAAACCGGACACCCGATTATGCAGTCGTTCGAGCCGGGTGAGGACTGGCGCTGGTGCTATATCGACCAGATCTATGTGTAG
- a CDS encoding rod shape-determining protein, translating to MGKQLGIDLGTANVLVFLRGRGIVINEPSVVAISARDGKVKAVGLEARNMLGREPRETIEVVRPMRDGVIADYVVTQEMLRYFINKAVGRFSLTRPDVMICVPAGVTGVERRAVRDAALAAGARRAYLISEPLAAAIGARVPVADPSGNLVIDIGGGTTEVAVISLNGIVVANSIRVGGNKFDEAITSFIKRKYNLRIGERTAEEVKIAIGSAMPLEEDEAMDVRGRDEVAGLPRTIRVHSNEIVEAITEPLEAIIGAVRDVLERTPPELSSDIIDKGMILTGGGALLRHLNDLLTEVTGVPCYVADDPLSAVAVGTGLALEYFDILRDSLEEP from the coding sequence TTGGGCAAGCAGCTCGGAATCGACCTTGGCACGGCGAACGTCCTCGTCTTCCTGAGGGGGCGGGGCATCGTTATCAACGAGCCATCCGTCGTCGCCATCTCGGCGCGCGACGGCAAGGTCAAGGCGGTCGGGCTTGAGGCGCGTAACATGCTCGGGCGCGAGCCGCGCGAGACGATCGAGGTCGTCCGGCCGATGCGCGATGGGGTAATCGCGGATTACGTCGTTACCCAGGAGATGCTGCGCTACTTCATCAACAAGGCGGTCGGGCGCTTTTCGTTGACTCGCCCGGACGTGATGATCTGCGTGCCGGCCGGCGTCACCGGCGTCGAGCGGCGGGCTGTCCGCGACGCTGCGCTAGCGGCGGGGGCGCGTCGCGCCTACCTCATCTCCGAGCCGCTGGCCGCCGCGATCGGCGCGCGAGTGCCGGTAGCCGACCCGAGCGGCAATCTGGTCATCGACATCGGCGGCGGCACGACCGAGGTGGCGGTCATCTCGCTCAATGGTATCGTCGTCGCCAACTCGATCCGCGTCGGCGGTAACAAGTTCGACGAGGCAATCACCAGCTTCATCAAGCGCAAGTACAACCTCCGAATCGGCGAACGCACGGCCGAGGAGGTCAAGATCGCCATCGGCTCGGCGATGCCGCTAGAGGAGGACGAGGCGATGGACGTCCGCGGCCGCGACGAGGTCGCCGGCCTGCCACGAACGATCCGGGTCCACTCCAACGAGATCGTCGAGGCGATCACCGAGCCGCTGGAGGCGATCATCGGCGCTGTCCGCGACGTGCTGGAGCGCACGCCCCCCGAGCTCTCCTCGGACATCATCGACAAGGGCATGATCCTGACCGGCGGTGGGGCGCTCCTGCGCCACCTCAATGACCTGCTGACCGAGGTCACCGGTGTCCCCTGCTACGTTGCCGACGATCCCCTCTCCGCTGTTGCTGTCGGCACCGGCCTCGCGCTGGAATACTTCGACATCCTCCGCGACTCGCTGGAAGAGCCGTAA
- the murA gene encoding UDP-N-acetylglucosamine 1-carboxyvinyltransferase: MTLSTTRGINTPAVNSARTIVTEGGTPLTGEIRIGGAKNAALPMMAAALLTDEPCVLENLPILEDIFVMVDLLRFLGADVELDTEQHRVRIHAAELANRIAPAELVERMRASFLVSGPVLARAGEMETPAPGGCKLGSRPVDVDVRGFKRMGASVYVGDGFYRMTAPRLEGADLYMDYPSHTGTENLLMAATLARGTTTIANAASEPEIVALGHMLREMGARIEGIGTPYITVKGVERLRGFHTSILPDRLEAGTFAIASVITGGEIILNRVNERDMLPLTHKLREAGAGIWWSDDSMMVRPRGKLESLEIQALPFPGFPTDLQAAFAVLLTQAEGTSRIFERVFNDRLRYTDELKKLGAKITLVNSQEASITGPSPLRGADVRALDIRSGACLILAGLVAEGETRVHDIHHVRRGYEDIVGRFQQLGARIRYE; the protein is encoded by the coding sequence GTGACGCTATCCACCACACGCGGGATCAACACTCCCGCCGTCAACTCTGCCCGCACGATCGTCACCGAGGGTGGCACGCCACTCACCGGCGAAATCCGCATCGGCGGGGCAAAGAACGCCGCGTTGCCGATGATGGCGGCTGCGCTGCTGACCGACGAGCCCTGCGTCCTGGAAAATCTGCCGATCCTTGAAGATATCTTCGTCATGGTGGATCTGCTCCGATTCCTCGGAGCAGACGTCGAGCTGGACACCGAGCAGCACCGCGTTCGCATTCATGCTGCCGAGCTTGCCAATCGGATTGCACCGGCCGAGCTGGTCGAACGCATGCGAGCATCATTTCTCGTCTCCGGCCCTGTCCTGGCTCGCGCTGGCGAGATGGAGACTCCTGCTCCCGGTGGCTGCAAGCTTGGCAGTCGGCCGGTGGATGTCGATGTCCGTGGATTCAAACGCATGGGCGCCAGCGTCTACGTCGGTGACGGGTTCTATCGGATGACCGCGCCGCGGCTGGAGGGCGCTGACCTCTATATGGATTACCCCAGCCACACCGGCACCGAGAATCTGCTGATGGCAGCGACGCTGGCGAGGGGAACAACAACGATCGCCAATGCCGCTTCGGAGCCGGAGATCGTCGCGCTCGGCCATATGCTGCGTGAGATGGGCGCGAGGATCGAGGGGATCGGCACCCCATATATCACCGTCAAGGGAGTCGAGCGGCTACGAGGCTTCCATACATCGATCCTTCCCGATCGGTTAGAGGCCGGGACGTTCGCGATCGCCAGCGTCATAACCGGCGGCGAGATCATTCTCAACCGAGTGAACGAGCGGGACATGCTGCCGCTGACCCACAAGCTGCGTGAAGCCGGCGCGGGGATCTGGTGGAGTGACGACTCGATGATGGTGCGACCACGCGGAAAGCTTGAGTCACTGGAGATCCAGGCATTGCCCTTCCCGGGCTTCCCGACGGATCTGCAGGCCGCGTTCGCTGTGCTGTTGACTCAGGCCGAGGGGACCAGCCGTATTTTCGAGCGCGTGTTCAACGACCGACTGCGCTACACCGACGAGCTGAAGAAGCTCGGCGCAAAGATCACACTGGTCAACTCGCAGGAAGCGAGCATCACTGGCCCAAGCCCGCTTCGCGGCGCTGATGTCCGCGCACTGGATATTCGTTCGGGCGCCTGTCTGATCCTGGCCGGCCTCGTCGCCGAGGGCGAGACCCGTGTCCACGATATCCACCACGTCCGTCGTGGTTACGAGGACATCGTCGGACGCTTCCAGCAGCTCGGCGCGCGGATACGCTACGAGTAG
- a CDS encoding F0F1 ATP synthase subunit epsilon, producing the protein MARPAKLSVEVVTGEGVVYKTDDVDMVVAPGAEGQLGILPKHAPLFSLLAAGEMRVKHGSSEESLVVFGGFLEVLNNQVIVLADTAERVVEIDMQRAETARQRAEARLAQRGEGLDLARAEQSLQRAAVRLRVAQRRQHGRVRPGPTNMSDNP; encoded by the coding sequence ATGGCCAGGCCAGCGAAGCTGAGCGTCGAGGTGGTCACCGGCGAAGGGGTGGTCTACAAGACCGACGACGTCGATATGGTCGTTGCCCCGGGGGCCGAGGGGCAACTCGGCATCCTGCCGAAGCACGCGCCCCTGTTCTCACTGCTCGCGGCAGGAGAGATGCGCGTCAAGCACGGGAGCAGCGAGGAGTCGCTTGTCGTCTTCGGCGGCTTTCTTGAGGTACTCAACAACCAGGTGATCGTTCTGGCCGATACGGCGGAGCGGGTCGTCGAGATCGACATGCAGCGCGCCGAGACCGCCCGCCAGCGTGCAGAGGCGCGGCTGGCTCAGCGCGGCGAAGGGCTCGATCTGGCTCGCGCCGAGCAGTCGCTCCAGCGCGCAGCGGTCCGTCTGCGGGTAGCCCAGCGTCGCCAGCACGGTCGTGTGCGGCCGGGCCCGACGAACATGAGCGACAACCCGTAG
- the atpD gene encoding F0F1 ATP synthase subunit beta — MATTAVRGATGEVVQVQGAVVDVEFPPDHLPAIYNAIEVDMPGGNTLTLEAQQHLGNDWVRCVAMSSTDGLRRGAKAVDIGSSIRVPVGLATLGRIFNVVGEPVDGNPDVDRSLTNSIHRPAPDFVDQSTSVEPFETGMKVVDLIAPFTKGGKTGVFGGAGVGKTVVIMELIRNIAAEHGGYSVFCGVGERTREGTQLYGEMEESGVIDKTAMVFGQMNEPPGARLRVALSGLTMAEYFRDEGRDVLLFIDNIFRFVQAGSEVSSLLGRMPSAVGYQPTLATEMGQLQERITSTRKGSITSVQAVYVPADDYTDPAPATAFAHLDATVSLERAIAEQGLFPAVDPLASTSRILDPLIVGEEHYRVAREVQRLLQRYRDLQDIIAILGIEELSDEDKQTVARARRIQRFMSQPMFVAEAFTGQSGKYVTREDTVRGFTEILEGRHDSLPEQAFYMVGPIEEAVAKAERMAAEG; from the coding sequence GTGGCAACGACAGCCGTACGTGGAGCAACGGGAGAGGTCGTCCAGGTGCAGGGCGCGGTGGTGGATGTCGAGTTCCCACCGGATCACCTCCCCGCAATTTACAACGCCATCGAGGTTGATATGCCCGGTGGTAACACGCTGACCCTCGAGGCCCAGCAGCACCTCGGCAATGACTGGGTCCGCTGCGTCGCAATGTCCTCGACCGACGGCCTGCGCCGCGGCGCGAAGGCGGTCGACATCGGCAGCTCGATCCGGGTGCCGGTCGGCCTGGCGACGCTGGGGCGCATCTTCAACGTCGTCGGCGAGCCGGTCGATGGCAATCCGGATGTCGATCGGTCATTGACGAACAGCATCCACCGCCCGGCGCCTGATTTTGTCGATCAGTCCACGTCGGTCGAGCCATTCGAGACCGGCATGAAGGTCGTCGACCTCATTGCGCCGTTCACCAAGGGTGGCAAGACCGGTGTGTTCGGCGGCGCTGGCGTCGGCAAGACGGTCGTTATCATGGAGCTGATCCGCAACATCGCCGCCGAGCACGGCGGCTATTCCGTCTTCTGCGGCGTCGGCGAGCGGACCCGCGAGGGGACGCAGCTGTACGGCGAGATGGAGGAGTCGGGCGTCATCGACAAGACCGCAATGGTCTTTGGCCAGATGAATGAGCCGCCGGGCGCCCGCCTGCGCGTCGCGCTCTCGGGCCTGACGATGGCCGAGTACTTCCGCGATGAGGGCCGCGACGTGCTGCTGTTCATCGACAACATCTTCCGCTTCGTCCAGGCCGGCTCCGAGGTATCGTCGCTGCTGGGCCGGATGCCGAGCGCCGTCGGCTACCAGCCGACTCTGGCCACCGAGATGGGGCAGCTGCAGGAGCGCATTACCTCGACACGCAAGGGTTCGATCACCTCGGTGCAGGCTGTCTACGTCCCTGCCGACGACTACACCGACCCGGCCCCGGCCACAGCGTTCGCCCACCTCGACGCGACTGTCTCGCTGGAGCGTGCGATCGCCGAGCAAGGACTGTTCCCGGCGGTGGACCCGCTCGCCTCAACCTCGCGTATTCTCGACCCGCTGATCGTTGGCGAGGAGCACTACCGGGTGGCCCGCGAGGTGCAGCGGCTGCTGCAGCGCTATCGCGACCTGCAGGACATCATCGCTATCCTCGGCATCGAGGAGCTGAGCGACGAAGACAAGCAGACAGTTGCTCGGGCGCGCCGCATTCAGCGCTTCATGTCGCAGCCGATGTTCGTCGCCGAGGCGTTCACCGGCCAGTCCGGCAAGTACGTCACCCGCGAGGATACAGTGCGAGGCTTCACCGAGATCCTCGAAGGTCGCCACGACTCGCTGCCAGAGCAGGCGTTCTACATGGTCGGCCCGATCGAGGAAGCCGTTGCGAAGGCCGAGCGGATGGCGGCTGAAGGCTAG
- the atpG gene encoding ATP synthase F1 subunit gamma yields the protein MASPREIRRRIRSVRNTAQITRALEMVSASKMRRAQERVRAARPYAERLRTIIAGLAVAGESVDVSQFPLLQQRPINRVGVIIVTADRGQAGAFNANIIRRSVRFLQEAGHPADLVTVGRKGRDFFARTDQNVIAEFTQLGDNPSLDILRPIIGVATEAFIKGEIDAVHLIYSQFVNTLTQRPEVLQLLPIEPPEDIPADQASADFIFEPDPRTVLEALLPRYVEVQVYQAMLESLASEHSARMVAMRAATDNARDFIDELTLSLNKARQAQITREVSEIAAGAAALGG from the coding sequence ATGGCGAGCCCACGAGAGATTCGGCGGCGCATACGTTCGGTTCGAAACACAGCGCAGATCACGCGGGCGCTGGAGATGGTTTCGGCATCGAAGATGCGCCGCGCCCAGGAGCGAGTGCGCGCGGCCCGGCCGTACGCCGAGCGCCTGCGCACGATCATTGCTGGCCTCGCCGTCGCTGGCGAGTCGGTCGATGTCTCACAGTTCCCGCTGCTTCAGCAGCGCCCGATCAACCGGGTCGGCGTCATTATTGTGACTGCCGACCGTGGCCAGGCCGGGGCGTTCAACGCGAACATCATCCGTCGGTCGGTGCGTTTCCTTCAGGAGGCCGGCCATCCGGCCGACCTCGTCACAGTCGGACGCAAGGGCCGCGATTTCTTCGCTCGGACCGACCAGAACGTGATCGCCGAATTTACCCAGCTGGGCGATAACCCGTCGCTGGATATTCTGCGGCCGATCATCGGTGTCGCAACCGAGGCGTTCATCAAGGGCGAGATCGACGCGGTTCACCTCATCTACTCGCAGTTCGTGAACACGCTGACCCAGCGGCCAGAGGTGCTGCAACTGCTGCCGATCGAGCCGCCGGAGGATATCCCGGCCGATCAGGCATCCGCCGACTTCATCTTCGAGCCAGACCCCCGGACAGTCCTTGAGGCGCTTTTGCCGCGCTATGTCGAGGTACAGGTCTACCAGGCGATGCTCGAATCGCTGGCCAGCGAGCATTCGGCGCGTATGGTCGCGATGCGCGCGGCGACGGATAACGCCCGCGATTTCATCGACGAGCTGACATTGTCGCTCAACAAGGCGCGCCAGGCGCAGATTACGCGCGAGGTGTCCGAGATCGCGGCCGGCGCCGCGGCACTCGGCGGATAG